One genomic region from Epinephelus fuscoguttatus linkage group LG6, E.fuscoguttatus.final_Chr_v1 encodes:
- the septin5a gene encoding septin 5a isoform X1 — protein MDAIMLQEKLVERLLCPRVRTARQKEKQYVGFATLPNQVHRKSVKKGFDFTLMVAGESGMGKSTLVNSLFLTDLYKDRKLLNAEERINQTVEIIKHTVDIEEKGVKLKLTIVDTPGFGDAVNNNECWKPITDYIDQQFEQYFRDESGLNRKNIQDNRVHCCLYFIPPFGHGLRPVDVEFMKALHEKVNIIPLIAKADCLTPNEIKKLKDRIREEIDKFGIKVYQFPECDSDEDEEFKQLDKELKECTPFAVIGSNTVVEARGQRVRGRLYPWGIVEVENQSHCDFVKLRNMLIRSHMHDLKDVTCDVHYENYRAQCIQEMTSKLAQDNRMESPIPILPLSTPDVETEKLIKMKDEELKRMQEMLNKMQQQMHDKDQ, from the exons ATGGATGCCATCATGCTGCAAGAAAAACTGGTGGAACGGCTGCTGTGCCCACGAGTGAGAACAGCCAGGCAGAAG GAGAAACAGTATGTGGGTTTTGCAACTCTGCCCAACCAGGTCCATAGGAAGTCTGTGAAGAAAGGCTTCGATTTCACGCTGATGGTTGCAG gaGAGTCTGGTATGGGTAAATCCACCCTGGTCAACAGCCTGTTCCTCACAGACCTCtacaaagacaggaagttacTGAATGCGGAAG AGCGCATCAACCAAACTGTGGAGATCATCAAACACACTGTAGACATAGAGGAGAAAGGAGTCAAGCTCAAGCTGACCATCGTTGACACACCGGGGTTCGGAGACGCTGTCAACAACAACGAATG CTGGAAGCCGATCACAGACTACATAGATCAGCAGTTTGAGCAATACTTCAGGGATGAGAGCGGACTGAACAGAAAGAACATCCAGGACAACAGAGTCCACTGCTGCCTCTACTTCATCCCTCCATTTGGGCACGg GCTGCGTCCGGTGGATGTTGAGTTCATGAAGGCTCTGCATGAAAAAGTGAACATAATCCCTCTCATTGCAAAAGCTGACTGCCTCACGCCCAACGAGATAAAAAAACTCAAAGACAGA ATACGAGAGGAAATAGACAAGTTTGGCATCAAAGTGTACCAGTTCCCCGAATGTGACTCCGATGAGGATGAAGAGTTTAAACAACTTGACAAAGAGCTGAAG gagTGCACCCCGTTCGCTGTGATTGGCAGTAACACTGTGGTGGAGGCCCGAGggcagagagtgagagggagactTTACCCCTGGGGCATTGTTGAAG TGGAGAACCAGTCGCACTGTGACTTTGTGAAACTGAGGAACATGCTGATTCGTTCACACATGCACGACCTCAAAGACGTGACCTGTGACGTCCACTACGAAAACTACAGAGCGCAGTGCATACAGGAGATGACCAG taaATTGGCTCAGGACAACCGTATGGAGAGTCCCATTCCCATCCTGCCGCTGTCCACCCCGGATGTAGAGACTGAGAAACTGATCAAAATGAAAGATGAGGAG CTGAAGAGGATGCAGGAGATGCTGAACaagatgcagcagcagatgcacgACAAAGACCAGTGA
- the septin5a gene encoding septin 5a isoform X2 — protein sequence MTSNIRYKSRIPVKTEDSIEEKQYVGFATLPNQVHRKSVKKGFDFTLMVAGESGMGKSTLVNSLFLTDLYKDRKLLNAEERINQTVEIIKHTVDIEEKGVKLKLTIVDTPGFGDAVNNNECWKPITDYIDQQFEQYFRDESGLNRKNIQDNRVHCCLYFIPPFGHGLRPVDVEFMKALHEKVNIIPLIAKADCLTPNEIKKLKDRIREEIDKFGIKVYQFPECDSDEDEEFKQLDKELKECTPFAVIGSNTVVEARGQRVRGRLYPWGIVEVENQSHCDFVKLRNMLIRSHMHDLKDVTCDVHYENYRAQCIQEMTSKLAQDNRMESPIPILPLSTPDVETEKLIKMKDEELKRMQEMLNKMQQQMHDKDQ from the exons GAGAAACAGTATGTGGGTTTTGCAACTCTGCCCAACCAGGTCCATAGGAAGTCTGTGAAGAAAGGCTTCGATTTCACGCTGATGGTTGCAG gaGAGTCTGGTATGGGTAAATCCACCCTGGTCAACAGCCTGTTCCTCACAGACCTCtacaaagacaggaagttacTGAATGCGGAAG AGCGCATCAACCAAACTGTGGAGATCATCAAACACACTGTAGACATAGAGGAGAAAGGAGTCAAGCTCAAGCTGACCATCGTTGACACACCGGGGTTCGGAGACGCTGTCAACAACAACGAATG CTGGAAGCCGATCACAGACTACATAGATCAGCAGTTTGAGCAATACTTCAGGGATGAGAGCGGACTGAACAGAAAGAACATCCAGGACAACAGAGTCCACTGCTGCCTCTACTTCATCCCTCCATTTGGGCACGg GCTGCGTCCGGTGGATGTTGAGTTCATGAAGGCTCTGCATGAAAAAGTGAACATAATCCCTCTCATTGCAAAAGCTGACTGCCTCACGCCCAACGAGATAAAAAAACTCAAAGACAGA ATACGAGAGGAAATAGACAAGTTTGGCATCAAAGTGTACCAGTTCCCCGAATGTGACTCCGATGAGGATGAAGAGTTTAAACAACTTGACAAAGAGCTGAAG gagTGCACCCCGTTCGCTGTGATTGGCAGTAACACTGTGGTGGAGGCCCGAGggcagagagtgagagggagactTTACCCCTGGGGCATTGTTGAAG TGGAGAACCAGTCGCACTGTGACTTTGTGAAACTGAGGAACATGCTGATTCGTTCACACATGCACGACCTCAAAGACGTGACCTGTGACGTCCACTACGAAAACTACAGAGCGCAGTGCATACAGGAGATGACCAG taaATTGGCTCAGGACAACCGTATGGAGAGTCCCATTCCCATCCTGCCGCTGTCCACCCCGGATGTAGAGACTGAGAAACTGATCAAAATGAAAGATGAGGAG CTGAAGAGGATGCAGGAGATGCTGAACaagatgcagcagcagatgcacgACAAAGACCAGTGA
- the gp1bb gene encoding platelet glycoprotein Ib beta chain has product MKGLLLLCLLPLFGGQRSSACPHLCSCHGSQVDCSSKSLTSSSLPTSFPAGTTSLRLHNNRLATLPNGLLDGLTSLNSVSLHGNPWVCDCGALYLRAWLLHHPATLTSHLGVNCSSPPGLRGRLVVTLTEREVLESCRYWYCNLALVSQVCLFVFVVVQGALLAALIVFLKRFERISKEARKTMEESFTAGESLIDNEYTPL; this is encoded by the coding sequence ATGAAGGGGCTTCTGCTCCTGTGTCTGCTCCCCCTgtttggaggtcaaaggtcatcagCATGCCCCCACCTTTGCTCCTGCCATGGCAGTCAGGTGGACTGCAGCAGCAAGTCTCTCACCTCCTCCTCGCTGCCCACCAGTTTCCCTGCTGGGACCACCTCCCTCCGTCTCCACAACAACCGGCTGGCCACCCTCCCTAACGGGCTCCTGGATGGTTTGACCTCCCTCAACTCAGTCTCCCTTCATGGTAATCCCTGGGTGTGTGACTGTGGGGCTCTCTACCTGCGAGCATGGCTGCTGCATCATCCCGCCACTCTCACGTCACACCTGGGTGTCAACTGCAGCTCCCCTCCTGGCCTCAGAGGGCGGCTGGTGGTGACTTTAACAGAGAGGGAGGTGCTGGAGTCCTGCCGCTACTGGTACTGTAATCTGGCTTTGGTGTCAcaggtttgtctgtttgtgttcgTGGTGGTGCAGGGGGCTTTGCTGGCAGCTCTCATTGTGTTCCTGAAGAGGTTTGAGAGGATTTCCAAAGAGGCGAGGAAAACCATGGAGGAGAGCTTCACAGCTGGGGAGAGTCTGATAGACAATGAGTACACGCCTTTATAG